A region of Ignatzschineria larvae DSM 13226 DNA encodes the following proteins:
- the nadR gene encoding multifunctional transcriptional regulator/nicotinamide-nucleotide adenylyltransferase/ribosylnicotinamide kinase NadR codes for MIPVEHLKKVIKDRGLTLQRVAEQCDMTKGYLSQLLNGKIQNPSAVKMNALYQYLNIQQSDTQKQKVGLIFGAFYPLHTGHIYLIQRAISQLDELHIVLRYNEARDLQTFEDSAMSRQPTLKDRLRWLLQTFKYQKNIHIHYIDEENLTDSAKDQALWAQKVAYFLKSHNIQPDLIYTSELADEVFYQKYLNIPTKIIDPDREFMPIHGEDIRRSPLAHWEYIPTEVRPFFVKTIAILGGESSGKSMMVNKLANMFNTTSAWEYGREYVFEHLGGDERALQYSDYDQIALGHAKYINFAVKHANKIAFIDTDFLTTQAFCIQYEGKPHPFVQALIDSYRFDLVILLDNNTPWVADGLRHLGDNQVRKEFQSLLKKLLRENQIDYVEVTSDQYDERYLQCIELVEELLRNAR; via the coding sequence ATGATACCGGTTGAACATCTTAAGAAAGTAATCAAGGATCGTGGTTTAACACTGCAGCGTGTTGCAGAACAGTGCGATATGACGAAAGGTTACTTGAGTCAATTATTGAATGGCAAGATTCAAAACCCTAGTGCCGTAAAGATGAATGCGCTCTATCAATATCTCAATATTCAACAATCGGATACGCAAAAGCAGAAAGTGGGGCTTATTTTTGGGGCTTTCTATCCACTTCATACCGGACATATCTACCTTATTCAGCGAGCGATTAGTCAGTTAGATGAGTTGCATATTGTGCTTCGTTACAATGAGGCAAGAGATCTGCAAACTTTCGAAGATAGTGCTATGAGCCGGCAACCTACACTGAAGGATCGTCTGCGTTGGTTACTACAGACTTTCAAGTATCAGAAGAATATTCATATTCATTATATTGATGAAGAGAATTTGACGGATTCTGCAAAAGATCAGGCTTTGTGGGCTCAAAAGGTTGCTTATTTTCTCAAATCTCACAATATTCAACCGGATTTGATCTATACAAGTGAATTAGCGGATGAAGTTTTTTATCAAAAATATCTCAATATTCCGACCAAAATTATTGACCCGGATCGAGAATTTATGCCAATTCACGGGGAAGATATTCGCCGGTCGCCACTTGCCCATTGGGAATATATTCCGACAGAAGTTCGCCCCTTTTTCGTGAAAACAATTGCGATTTTAGGCGGAGAATCGAGTGGAAAAAGTATGATGGTCAATAAGTTAGCCAATATGTTTAATACTACAAGTGCTTGGGAATATGGTCGGGAATATGTCTTTGAACATTTAGGGGGCGATGAGCGCGCACTGCAATATTCTGATTACGATCAGATTGCTCTCGGTCACGCGAAATATATCAATTTTGCAGTGAAACACGCCAATAAGATTGCCTTTATCGATACCGATTTTCTCACAACGCAGGCTTTCTGCATTCAATATGAGGGCAAACCGCATCCCTTTGTACAAGCGTTGATTGATAGCTACCGCTTCGATTTAGTGATTCTACTGGATAACAATACCCCTTGGGTGGCCGATGGTTTACGGCATTTAGGGGATAATCAGGTACGTAAAGAATTTCAATCACTTCTCAAAAAATTACTGCGAGAAAATCAGATTGATTATGTGGAAGTCACGAGCGATCAATATGATGAACGATATCTTCAATGTATTGAATTAGTTGAAGAATTGCTTAGAAATGCCCGTTAA
- the pnuC gene encoding nicotinamide riboside transporter PnuC has protein sequence MTYNTQEAPVTLTSSPIKMSPFSRAVLSIGRHKSYPYICFILVIASYLYTEPFAEFDLRYGISFFGAITGLICVILMTRRSQIANYFGLLSTFGESIGNFLGGNIGAGLPHIYNFSTHVYGVINWRKNHDADDKVITRSLTLKQYLYVALAFILIFLFNIVITRMLGVENTFWQLILNGFIFGLAIPAQTLLMMRYDFSWYLWVLMNIFMVILNFFGPEPNPVIGAQYSVYLFNSLYGLVEWRTFARSYEAENSTV, from the coding sequence ATGACTTACAATACTCAAGAAGCACCGGTTACATTGACCTCTTCCCCGATAAAGATGAGTCCTTTTTCTCGGGCTGTATTGTCGATCGGTCGCCATAAATCTTACCCTTATATCTGTTTTATTTTAGTAATTGCTTCCTATCTCTATACGGAACCTTTTGCCGAATTTGATTTGCGCTATGGGATTTCGTTTTTTGGCGCGATTACCGGGTTAATCTGTGTGATTTTAATGACCCGAAGAAGTCAGATTGCCAATTACTTTGGTCTACTCTCTACATTTGGTGAAAGTATCGGGAATTTCTTAGGGGGGAATATTGGTGCAGGATTACCCCATATCTACAATTTTAGTACCCACGTGTACGGTGTTATTAATTGGCGCAAAAATCACGATGCGGATGATAAAGTGATTACCCGCTCATTAACGCTCAAGCAGTATCTCTATGTGGCGCTCGCCTTTATCCTGATCTTCCTCTTTAATATTGTGATTACCCGAATGTTAGGGGTAGAGAATACCTTTTGGCAATTGATCCTCAATGGCTTTATCTTTGGGCTAGCCATTCCGGCGCAGACGCTCTTAATGATGCGCTATGATTTTAGTTGGTATCTTTGGGTGTTGATGAATATCTTTATGGTGATTCTCAACTTCTTTGGCCCTGAACCGAATCCTGTTATTGGTGCGCAATATAGTGTTTACCTCTTTAATTCCCTCTATGGATTAGTGGAATGGCGCACCTT